The genomic DNA CTTTACTCCATCTGTTTTGTATTACATTTTTATACTTATCAGGTATCTAAATTAATTATGAATTCTCTTATTCCAAAAAATAGTCTTGAATAATTTTACTTGATAATGATGGTAGATCTATATGAGGAAGATGGCCACAATTTTGCAACCCTACAAAATTTAATTTTTCAATTTTTCTTATATTTTTAATCTCTTTTTTTCCAAGAATGCGGTCATTTTCTCCGCATACTGTTTTAATTGGGATATTTTGAATAAATTTATGTGTTCCAGCAAAACCTCCACTTTTTGCAAACGATGCCAGCGAATTCCTCCATCCTTTACAACCTAGATGAATTGAAGCAATTTGCTCTTCCATTGCACCAACACATTTATCTGGATAAGCAAATGCTTGCCTACAAAGACTTTTTCTAACCTGCGGCAAACCTAGAAATGAAGCTCCTATTTGATTAAGAGGAAAAGGAATACTTTTAGATTCTCCGAACAATCCCGCGGGAGATAAAAGAATAATTTTATCAATAAAATGAGGCATTTCAAAAGCAAGTTTTAAAGCTGCTGAGCCTCCCATAGAAGCACCAATAATTTTTAGATTTTTTGTTATTTGTAAGGTCTTGAGGAGATCAATTAAATATGAAATTATTTTAGAGGCATTGTATTCATTTGTTGCACACCTTGGGCTAAAACCAAAACCTAAAAGATCAGGAACTATAACTGTAAAATTTCTTTTTAATGATTGATATATTCTCCTAAACTCTAAAAAACTGCTGTCAAAGCCATGTAGAAGAAGTATAGGTTCACCTTTTCCTCCTATAGCCACAGGGAATTTCAAAGAGTTCCAGTCTTGATTAAGTTTTATCCACTTAACATCATTTGCTAAATAAAGACCTAATGGATCTAAAAGAGAAATTTTAGCTCTCTCAAAAAAGTCAACATTTAAATCACTAAGTTGTTCCAAGCGGGTTTTAGTCAAAAAGAAAATTATATTTTAATTTTTTGACGTTCAAAATTGGCAATAACCTCAACTATATCCTGTTTATTAATTTTAAAAGGCAAAAAGTGAATCTCAGATTTTTCTCTACAAGTAAAATCAGCTATTTTATCTAAATTGTTATTTTCAAAAACATTTATCCCAAGTTCAGCAATAGTAGTTGGCAAATTCAATGCTTTCATAAGTATCAACAATTGTTTAATTGATTGATCAGCTAATTTATTATTATTCTTCATTTGTTCTAGTTTCAACTGTAATAATATTCCAACACCAACAATCTCACCATGAAAAAATTTATTTGGGGTAATTATTTGTGTAATTGCGTTATGAATAGCATGCGCGGCTGCAGTCCTACACTTTTCTCCACCAATCCCGCCTACTAATCCTGCTGTAAGTCCACACGCTTCAATAGTTTTTCGCCAAGATGGATTATTTTTGCATTCACCATTAAATGCTTTTTCACCGTCTATTAGAAGTTGATCTCTTAAAACTCTTGATATCTGAATTGCTTGCTGAACAAGGCCATCATCAATTGTTGAACTTGTTGTTGAGGATTCATACCACTTTGCCAGGGCATCCGCTATGCCACTTGCTAGTGTTCTTAATGGAGCTGTTTGAATAAATTTATGATCATAAACTAAGACTTTTGGACAAGATCTTAATGCAACATCTTTTATGAATTGGCCATTTTTTGTGTAAATATTAGATAAAGCTGTCCAACCTGCACATGTAGAAGCGCTAAGAGGAACTGTAATACAAGGGATATTAAGATTATCTGCTATAAATTTACCAGAATCTAGAACTTTGCCACCTCCTGCTGCGATAACAGAATCATGATTATTTTTTAAAATAATTTTCTTAATCCTCGAAATATCTTCATAACAACAGTCAAATTGCAAATTAGCAGAATTAACATTAAGATTTTGATTTTTTAAATCTATAAAAATTTTTTTTCTCAAAAAAGAAGTATGAAAACTTCTGCCTAGAATTAATGGACTTTTAACAAATTCGGAGATTTTAGGTAAAGATGTTTCCCATGCATCATTCCCTCTAAATATTATTTCTGGAGAGATTGATTGCATATTGACTTTAATTAATTAGAAGTTAGCACTAGCTAGTTCTTGAGGAGATTCTTCAGAAGAAATATTTATTGTAACTTTTTTATTTTCATCTATATCAACCAAAGCTTTGTCTCCATCCTTAATTCTGCCCGACAGAACTTCTTCAGCTAAACTATCCTCTAGTAATCGCATGACAGCCCTTCTTAGAGGCCTTGCTCCATAAGAGGGGTTATAGCCTTCTTCGACAAGTCTTTCCTTAAAAGCATCAGTTACACTTAATTTAATTCCCTTATCTTGCAATCTAGCAAAAACTTCTTGCAGCATAATTTCGGCAATTTCTTTAACCTCATTTTTAGATAATTGCCTAAATACAATTATTTCATCAAGTCTATTTAAAAATTCAGGTCTAAAATATTGCTTAAGTTCTTCATTAACTAAAGATTTAATTCTATTGTATTGGCTATCTTCCACAGAATCACCGGAAAACTCAAATCCTAATCCACCACCACCTTTCTCAATTACTTTTGAACCAATATTAGAAGTCATTATTAGCAAAGTATTTTTAAAATCTACAGTTCTACCCTTAGAATCTGTTAATCTGCCGTCCTCAAGAAGTTGCAATAATAAATTAAATACATCTGGATGAGCTTTTTCTACTTCATCAAATAAGACAACAGTATAAGGTCTTCTTCTAACCGCCTCTGTAAGTTGACCACCTTCATTAAAGCCAACATATCCTGGAGGTGAACCTATGAGTTTACTAACTGTATGTCTCTCCATAAATTCTGACATATCTAATCTAATCATTGCCTCTTCGCTACCGAAGAAATATGATGCCAAAGATTTAGTCAATTCAGTTTTACCCACACCAGTAGGGCCGGAAAAAATAAAACTTGCAATAGGCCTATTTGGATTTTTCAAACCAACCCTTGCTCTTCTAATTGCTCTAGAAACAGCTTTTACAGCCTCATCTTGTCCAATTAGTCTTTGGTGAAGCGTTTCCTCCATATTTAGGAGCTTGACTGATTCTGTTTCAGTTAACTTTTGAACAGGTACACCTGTCCAAGATGCAACAATATGAGCTACATCCTCTTCACTAACCATAGGGCTATGTAAAAGTTTTGATTCATTTTTTTCTGAGTTTGTATTCGTAATAGATTCTTCCTCAGCAGTAGATCCTTTAATATTTTCTAGTACTTCTTTTATTTTTGCAGACAATTCCATCTCTTTTTCTCTTAATTGACCCGCCTGATCAAAGTTTTGGTCTCTTACAGATTCTTCTTTTTGTTTTTGAATTTGCCTTAATTCCTTATCAATTTGTTTAGCTTCGGGCGGAAGTTTAGAATTTATTAAGCGCACTCTACTTCCTGCCTCATCAATAAGGTCTATAGCCTTATCAGGCAAAAATCTATCAGAAATATAGCGATCACCTAGGTGTGCTGCAGCTTCTAAGGCATCATCAGTAATTTTAAGGCGATGATGTTGTTCATAACGCTCTCTTAGACCTTTTAAGATTTCGATTGTGTCTTCTATAGATGGTTCTCCAACCATCACAGGTTGGAATCTTCTCTCTAGAGCAGCATCTCTTTCGATATGTTTTCGATATTCATCGAGTGTTGTTGCTCCAATACATTGAAGTTCTCCACGGGCTAATGCTGGTTTTAGAATATTAGCTGCGTCTATAGCCCCTTCAGCGGCTCCAGCACCGATTAATGTATGTACTTCATCTATAACAAGAATTACATTGCCGGCAGATTTAATTTCTTCCATTATCTTTTTTAATCTCTCTTCAAATTCTCCTCTATATTTGGTCCCAGCTACTAAAAGTCCAATATCAAGAGTTAAAACTCTTTTATCTTCGAGGATGTCAGGGATATCTCCTAATTGGATTCTTTGAGCCAAACCTTCTGCAATAGCCGTTTTTCCTACTCCAGGTTCCCCAATAAGAACGGGATTATTTTTAGTCCGCCTACCTAATATTTGGACTACACGATCAATCTCTTCAAAACGTCCAACAACTGGATCGAGTTTTGCTTCACTAGCTAATTTTGTTAAATTAGTTCCAAATTCATCAAGAGTAGCAGTTTTTAGATTGCCCTTATTTGAATTAGCTCCACTTCCGACTTCAGCAGTTTCGCCTAACATTCTTATGACTTGGGTTCTCACTTTAGTAAGGTCAATACTAAGATTTTCAAGGACTCTTGCAGCTACCCCTTCACCTTCTCTTATTAAGCCTAACAAAAGATGTTCAGTCCCTATGTAGTTGTGACCTAATTGACGAGCCTCTTCAAGTGATAATTCTAAAACTCTTTTAGCCCTAGGGGTAAAAGGTATTTCAACAGCTACAAAACCTGAACCTCTACCAATTATCTTTTCTACTTCAATTCTCGAATCTTTTAAATTAACTCCCAGTGATTTAAGAACCTTAGCTGCAACACCAGTACCCTCTCCTATTAAACCTAGTAAAATTTGTTCAGTTCCAACGAAATTATGGCCAAGTCTTCTTGCTTCCTCTTGGGCAAGCATGATGACCTTTATAGCTTTTTCTGTAAATCTTTCAAACATCAGAAGATTGTATTCCTAGTAATAACCTACCAGTTATATGTCAGTTTTGTGTTCAGAATGAGCTTTTGTGAATACCCAAAAATATATTTTATTGAATTAAATTTTGCTTTTTTAGTGATATAGCAATAAATTATAGTAATTTCAGTCATTCTGGTTATCCGCACAATTAAATCTTTCAATTATTTACTTGTTAATTTTTTTTCTTTTAGGAGAGCATCTGAACCATCCTTATAATAATTTCTTCTAATTCCTACAGTACAAAAATCAAAGCGACTATAAAATTTGTCTGCTATTGAATTATTATGAGAAACTTCCAAGATTAATCTGCTTAAATTTAAATTTTCACATTCTTTAATTAAATTATCCATAAGGTAGGTTCCAAACCCTTTTTTTCTATATTTATGGTTTACA from Prochlorococcus marinus XMU1402 includes the following:
- a CDS encoding iron-containing alcohol dehydrogenase encodes the protein MQSISPEIIFRGNDAWETSLPKISEFVKSPLILGRSFHTSFLRKKIFIDLKNQNLNVNSANLQFDCCYEDISRIKKIILKNNHDSVIAAGGGKVLDSGKFIADNLNIPCITVPLSASTCAGWTALSNIYTKNGQFIKDVALRSCPKVLVYDHKFIQTAPLRTLASGIADALAKWYESSTTSSTIDDGLVQQAIQISRVLRDQLLIDGEKAFNGECKNNPSWRKTIEACGLTAGLVGGIGGEKCRTAAAHAIHNAITQIITPNKFFHGEIVGVGILLQLKLEQMKNNNKLADQSIKQLLILMKALNLPTTIAELGINVFENNNLDKIADFTCREKSEIHFLPFKINKQDIVEVIANFERQKIKI
- a CDS encoding alpha/beta fold hydrolase, whose translation is MTKTRLEQLSDLNVDFFERAKISLLDPLGLYLANDVKWIKLNQDWNSLKFPVAIGGKGEPILLLHGFDSSFLEFRRIYQSLKRNFTVIVPDLLGFGFSPRCATNEYNASKIISYLIDLLKTLQITKNLKIIGASMGGSAALKLAFEMPHFIDKIILLSPAGLFGESKSIPFPLNQIGASFLGLPQVRKSLCRQAFAYPDKCVGAMEEQIASIHLGCKGWRNSLASFAKSGGFAGTHKFIQNIPIKTVCGENDRILGKKEIKNIRKIEKLNFVGLQNCGHLPHIDLPSLSSKIIQDYFLE
- a CDS encoding GNAT family N-acetyltransferase, encoding MLSIKQIYENDIDLCYELDSNTIALWSKKQWAKEFKKKGIKVFGILLSNLVIGICVFHVVCDEAQINFFVVNHKYRKKGFGTYLMDNLIKECENLNLSRLILEVSHNNSIADKFYSRFDFCTVGIRRNYYKDGSDALLKEKKLTSK
- a CDS encoding ATP-dependent Clp protease ATP-binding subunit — its product is MFERFTEKAIKVIMLAQEEARRLGHNFVGTEQILLGLIGEGTGVAAKVLKSLGVNLKDSRIEVEKIIGRGSGFVAVEIPFTPRAKRVLELSLEEARQLGHNYIGTEHLLLGLIREGEGVAARVLENLSIDLTKVRTQVIRMLGETAEVGSGANSNKGNLKTATLDEFGTNLTKLASEAKLDPVVGRFEEIDRVVQILGRRTKNNPVLIGEPGVGKTAIAEGLAQRIQLGDIPDILEDKRVLTLDIGLLVAGTKYRGEFEERLKKIMEEIKSAGNVILVIDEVHTLIGAGAAEGAIDAANILKPALARGELQCIGATTLDEYRKHIERDAALERRFQPVMVGEPSIEDTIEILKGLRERYEQHHRLKITDDALEAAAHLGDRYISDRFLPDKAIDLIDEAGSRVRLINSKLPPEAKQIDKELRQIQKQKEESVRDQNFDQAGQLREKEMELSAKIKEVLENIKGSTAEEESITNTNSEKNESKLLHSPMVSEEDVAHIVASWTGVPVQKLTETESVKLLNMEETLHQRLIGQDEAVKAVSRAIRRARVGLKNPNRPIASFIFSGPTGVGKTELTKSLASYFFGSEEAMIRLDMSEFMERHTVSKLIGSPPGYVGFNEGGQLTEAVRRRPYTVVLFDEVEKAHPDVFNLLLQLLEDGRLTDSKGRTVDFKNTLLIMTSNIGSKVIEKGGGGLGFEFSGDSVEDSQYNRIKSLVNEELKQYFRPEFLNRLDEIIVFRQLSKNEVKEIAEIMLQEVFARLQDKGIKLSVTDAFKERLVEEGYNPSYGARPLRRAVMRLLEDSLAEEVLSGRIKDGDKALVDIDENKKVTINISSEESPQELASANF